CGGTGCGCGCCGACCGGCTGGCGCCGGTGCCACCCGACGGGGTCCGGGTGCTGGTCGACGTGCAGGCCCCGCTGTTCGGGCCGTCCGGCGGCGCCTTCGCTTTCGGCCCGCAGAAGGGCGCCGACCGGGAAGAGATGCTCGAACTGGACCGCGGGCTGCGCCGGTTGGCGGCGGTGCTGGGAACCGACCCGGACCAGCCCGGCTGCGGAGCGGCCGGTGGCACCGGGTACGGGCTGGCGTACTGGGGCGGCCGGCTGACCCCCGGCGCCCCCACCATCGGCCAGCTGGTCGGGCTGCCGGAGGCGGTGCGGCGGGCTGACCTGGTGCTCACCGGGGAGGGCCGTTTCGACGCCAGCTCGCTGACCGGCAAGACCTGCGGGCACGTGCTGGAAACAGCTGCTCGCAGTGGCGTGCCGGCGCTGGTGGTGGCCGGCTCGATCGCCGATGAGATGGCGACCGCGGCGGCCGGCACCGGCCTGCTCAGCCTGACCGAGCTGGCGGGCTCGGCGCTGGCCGCCCAGCAGGATCCGGTCCGGTGGCTGGCTGAGGCCGGTCGGCAGGCCGCCGAGGCAACCACCCGCTGAGGCGGGGCCGGCTCAGGCCTGGTCGGTGGCCGGGAACACCAGCTCGCGGACCAGCACCCGCAGGATCAGTGCCAGCGGCACCCCGAACAGCGCGCCCGGGACCCCGAATATCGCCCCGCCGAGGATCACCGACGGCAACGTGATCACGCCGGGCAGCTGGACGGAGAACTTCATCACCCGCGGCTGGATCAGGTAGTCCTCGAACAGCCGGTAGCCGAGGTAGAAGACCAGGGTGGCGATCGCGGTGGGCAGGCTGACCGACAAGGACACCAATGTCACCACCACCCCGCCGACGGTGGAGCCGATCACCGGCACCAGCGACAGCACCGTCACCAGCGCCCCCAGCAGCACCGCGTACGGGATTCCCCAGGCCAGCGACCAGATCGAGGTGGCCAGCCCGCACAGCACCGCGATCATCACCGTGGACAGCATGAACCGCCCGACCTGCACGATGAGCTCGTCGAGGATGCGGGCGGTGCGGACCTGGCGCGAGGCGGGCACGGCCTTGAGGGCGAGCTCTCGCAGGTGAGGCAACCCGATGGCGAAGTACAGCGACAGGAACGCCACCACCACGATGTCGGTGACCGCGGTGAACAGCAACGTCCCGCCGGTCAGGACGTAGTCGAAGAAATCACTGGGGTTGACCGAACCGTTCGAGGGCTCGGTGGCAGCGGCCGCGATCTGGTCACCGAGCGAGCCCAGGTGGCTGGCGGCGTCGCGGATCAGCTCCGGCCCGGACTCGACCAGCTGCGGCAGCTGGGTGCTGGCGGCATTGACGGCCAGCACGATCGGAGCGGTGAGCAACGCCACGACGGCCAGCCAGGTCAGCAGCGCGGCGACCGCTCGCCGCATTCCGCGCCGCTGCAGAAAGGAGATCATCGGATCGAGCGTGACGCCGATCAGCAGCGAGAACGCCAGCAGGTACAGGATCGTGCGGAGCTGCTCGACGATCCGGAAACCCAGGTAGGCGACCCCGACCCCGACGGCGAACCAGCAGGCGAACGCGATGACCGAGCGCGGTCGGCGGACGTTCACCACTTCCTCGACCGGCTGCGCGCCGATCGGGACGGCGCCCTTGGCATCCATGCGGCACAGGCTAGTGGAGGCAGGCCCTGATCCGGGGCTGTCCGCGCCTACTGGAACTGCAGGCTGACCTCGGGGGTCGCCGGGTGCGACTGGCAGGCCAGCACCAACCCGGCGGCCAGCTCTTCGGGCTCCAGGGCGTAGTTGCGGGTCATCTTGACCGAACCGGCGGTCACCAGCGCCCGGCAGGTTCCGCAGACACCGCCCTTGCAGGCGTAGGGCGCGTCCGGGCGGTTGGCCAGCACCGCGTCGAGGATGCTGGGGCCGGTGTAGCCGACCGGGACCGTCGAGGTCCGGCCGGACAGCGTGACCGTCACCTGGCTGCGGTCGGAGTCGGCATGCTCGGATACCGCCACGACCGGTTCCGGCGGCTCGTCGCCGACGTAGAACAGCTCGGAGTGCACGGCGGTGCTGGCCACCCCACCGGCTACCAGCGCGGCGCGGACGGTCGAGACCATGCCGAGCGGACCGCACAGGTACCACTCGTCGGCGTCCTTGCACAGGCCGTCCAGCAGGATGTTGACCTTGTCCTCGTCGATCCGCCCGGTCAGCAGGTCAGACAGTTGCGGTTCGGCCGACAGCACGTGCAGCAGGGTGAACCGGCTCGGGTAGCGGTTCTTCAGGTCAGCCAG
The nucleotide sequence above comes from Jatrophihabitans sp.. Encoded proteins:
- a CDS encoding glycerate kinase yields the protein MLIAPDKFKGSLEAPAAAAALAQGWHSVRPGDELAVLPMADGGDGTLAVLAAGRPASWVTVPTVDAVGNPRLGRYLRAGDTAAVELAEICGIAGLSKLDPMGSHTLGLGIVLAAALRSGARGLVVALGGSASTDGGAGALSALGARLVGEDGRLPPGGRGLTRLVAVRADRLAPVPPDGVRVLVDVQAPLFGPSGGAFAFGPQKGADREEMLELDRGLRRLAAVLGTDPDQPGCGAAGGTGYGLAYWGGRLTPGAPTIGQLVGLPEAVRRADLVLTGEGRFDASSLTGKTCGHVLETAARSGVPALVVAGSIADEMATAAAGTGLLSLTELAGSALAAQQDPVRWLAEAGRQAAEATTR
- a CDS encoding AI-2E family transporter, with product MDAKGAVPIGAQPVEEVVNVRRPRSVIAFACWFAVGVGVAYLGFRIVEQLRTILYLLAFSLLIGVTLDPMISFLQRRGMRRAVAALLTWLAVVALLTAPIVLAVNAASTQLPQLVESGPELIRDAASHLGSLGDQIAAAATEPSNGSVNPSDFFDYVLTGGTLLFTAVTDIVVVAFLSLYFAIGLPHLRELALKAVPASRQVRTARILDELIVQVGRFMLSTVMIAVLCGLATSIWSLAWGIPYAVLLGALVTVLSLVPVIGSTVGGVVVTLVSLSVSLPTAIATLVFYLGYRLFEDYLIQPRVMKFSVQLPGVITLPSVILGGAIFGVPGALFGVPLALILRVLVRELVFPATDQA
- the paaE gene encoding 1,2-phenylacetyl-CoA epoxidase subunit PaaE, whose amino-acid sequence is MSGFHPLTVARVEPLTAEACAVHFTVPAELRPEYAFTPGQHLTLRRRTDGAGATAGQEERRTYSICSTPADLTERGELRIGVKRIASGLFSGWLTGDLRPGDAIEVMTPAGRFGTLVSPDNERHVSCLAAGSGITPVLSIVASILRTEPASRLTLVYGNRTSNDVMFLEELADLKNRYPSRFTLLHVLSAEPQLSDLLTGRIDEDKVNILLDGLCKDADEWYLCGPLGMVSTVRAALVAGGVASTAVHSELFYVGDEPPEPVVAVSEHADSDRSQVTVTLSGRTSTVPVGYTGPSILDAVLANRPDAPYACKGGVCGTCRALVTAGSVKMTRNYALEPEELAAGLVLACQSHPATPEVSLQFQ